One Solanum lycopersicum chromosome 4, SLM_r2.1 DNA window includes the following coding sequences:
- the LOC101258363 gene encoding small ribosomal subunit protein uS5w: MAERGAGDRGGFGRGFGGRGGRGGDRGGRGRGGRRPRRETEEEKWVPVTKLGRLVKDGKIRSLEQIYLHSLPIKEFQIIDTLIGPSLKDEVMKIMPVQKQTRAGQRTRFKAFVVVGDGNGHVGLGVKCSKEVATAIRGGIILAKLSVIPVRRGYWGNKIGKPHTVPCKVTGKCGSVTVRMVPAPRGAGIVAARVPKKVLQFAGIEDVFTSSRGSTKTLGNFVKATFDCLMKTYGFLTPDFWKETRFTKSPFQEYFDILAKPANKVIVYATEEAAPERVEA; the protein is encoded by the exons ATGGCGGAGAGAGGAGCAGGGGACAGAGGAGGCTTCGGTCGTGGatttggaggacgtggtggtagAGGTGGAGACCGCGGTGGAAGAGGCCGTGGCGGCCGTCGTCCACGCCGTGAAACAGAGGAGGAGAAATGGGTTCCAGTGACAAAGCTAGGAAGGCTCGTGAAGGATGGCAAAATCAGGTCACTTGAGCAAATCTACCTTCACTCACTCCCAATCAAGGAGTTTCAAATCATTGATACTCTTATCGGACCATCTCTCAAGGATGAGGTGATGAAAATCATGCCAGTTCAGAAGCAGACCCGTGCCGGACAGAGAACCAGGTTCAAGGCGTTTGTTGTTGTAGGTGACGGTAATGGCCACGTTGGTCTGGGTGTTAAGTGCTCAAAGGAAGTAGCTACTGCTATTCGTGGAGGAATTATATTGGCTAAGCTATCAGTGATTCCAGTGAGGAGAGGTTACTGGGGTAACAAGATTGGGAAGCCACACACTGTGCCTTGCAAGGTTACAGGGAAATGTGGGTCTGTTACTGTGAGGATGGTGCCTGCTCCTCGTGGTGCTGGTATTGTTGCTGCTCGTGTCCCTAAGAAGGTTCTTCAGTTTGCTGGTATTGAAGATGTCTTCACATCTTCTCGTGGATCCACCAAAACCCTTGGAAACTTCGTTAAG GCGACATTTGATTGTTTAATGAAGACCTACGGGTTCCTGACCCCAGATTTCTGGAAAGAGACTCGCTTCACCAAATCTCCATTCCAAGAGTACTTTGATATCTTGGCAAAACCTGCCAATAAGGTTATTGTCTACGCCACCGAAGAGGCAGCACCTGAGAGGGTTGAGGCTTGA